Proteins encoded together in one Anopheles darlingi chromosome 3, idAnoDarlMG_H_01, whole genome shotgun sequence window:
- the LOC125957046 gene encoding protein GDAP2 homolog isoform X1 codes for MRLVSDFYNENIESSIGGTVKHPVQRQRREHQLLPHQFVTLGSLKRWGELQEDNPRQRPTDYSQFAANLGTPNHSTSPFPCDGQINNRFVIWEGDISQLKVDAITNSTDETLTEKNRISKKIFGRAGVALTSAILHDVRRCKTGEVRVTPGFFLPSKYIIHTVGPTYSEKFKTASEATLYACYRNVLYKARELGLRTVALCDISSVQRNFPLVTAAHIALRTIRRFLEQYRTEIVIVCLESNAHSIYAVLAPLYFPRDQLEERSALWQLPKDIGGLYGEPQLADRQIRIIHNPQHSVMIEADDDSDTSPHDLEMGSDVEYSNINLSLAAQLTGTAHSFTQMQGDLDRQRLLGDRPRMIYESVLDDGLEGIEHQESSPLLVDCDTATENYCPEMIGHVLATHVGKRTRILDGSFTYVELMKHYNSSLDESEWQKENLYERLLRRAKTEDLSEVSGIGCLYQSGVDRLGRPVVVFCGKWFPAHNLDLEKALLYLIYLLDPIVKGDYVIAYFHTLTSSNNYPSLQWLKDVYSILPYKYKKNLKAFYIVHPTFWTKMMTWWFTTFMAPAIKTKVHSLPGVEHLYSAIAKDQLEIPAYITEYDMATNGIHYFQPITNTSSPAS; via the exons ATGAGACTAGTGTCCGACTTCTACAATGAAAACATAGAATCGTCTATAGGAGGAACCGTGAAGCATCCAGTGCAA AGGCAGCGGCGGGAGCACCAACTACTACCGCACCAATTCGTCACTCTTGGTAGCCTAAAACGTTGGGGCGAGCTTCAGGAGGACAATCCACGTCAGCGGCCTACCGATTACAGCCAATTTGCAGCGAACCTTGGTACTCCGAACCACTCTACCAGTCCATTCCCGTGCGATGGTCAGATCAACAACCGTTTCGTAATCTG ggaAGGAGATATTTCACAACTGAAGGTTGATGCTATCACAAATAGCACAGATGAGACATTGACTGAGAAAAATCGCATCTCAAAGAAAATTTTTGGTCGTGCGGGCGTAGCTCTTACTTCTGCAATCTTACACGACGTTCGAA GATGTAAAACAGGTGAAGTTCGAGTTACTCCAggctttttccttccttccaaatACATTATTCATACGGTTGGGCCGACTTATAgtgaaaaattcaaaaccgcATCGGAAGCAACCTTGTATGCGTGTTATCG GAACGTATTGTACAAAGCAAGGGAATTAGGATTAAGAACCGTCGCTTTATGTGATATTAGTTCGGTGCAGCGAAACTTCCCGCTGGTAACCGCTGCCCACATAGCACTAC GGACGATTCGCAGATTTTTGGAGCAATACCGTACCGAGATTGTGATAGTTTGCCTTGAATCTAATGCACATAGCATCTACGCAGTACTAGCACCTCTCTACTTTCCTCGCGATCAGCTTGAAGAACGTAGTGCCCTGTGGCAACTGCCAAAGGATATCGGTGGTTTGTATGGTGAGCCACAGTTAGCTGATCGCCAAATTAGAATCATTCATAATCCGCAACATTCCGTCATGATAGAAG CTGATGACGATTCCGATACCAGCCCGCATGATTTGGAAATGGGTTCAGACGTCGAATATAGCAACATTAATCTGAGCCTAGCGGCTCAACTTACCGGTACAGCCCATTCATTCACGCAGATGCAG GGTGATCTGGACCGCCAACGACTCCTCGGTGATCGACCTCGTATGATATATGAAAGTGTGCTGGATGATGGTCTTGAAGGGATAGAACACCAGGAAAG TTCACCTTTACTGGTGGATTGCGA TACGGCCACAGAGAATTATTGTCCGGAGATGATTGGGCATGTCCTAGCCACGCACGTCGGCAAACGGACCCGCATTCTTGATGGGTCGTTCACGTATGTTGAACTGATGAAACACTACAACTCGTCGCTCGATGAAAGCGaatggcaaaaggaaaatct ATACGAGCGTTTGCTGAGACGCGCCAAAACAGAAGACCTTTCGGAAGTGTCTGGCATCGGGTGTCTGTACCAAAGCGGTGTCGATAGGCTCGGTAGACCCGTGGTGGTATTCTGTGGCAAATGGTTCCCAGCTCACAACCTTGATCTAGAAAAG GCTTTACTCTACCTGATATATCTGCTGGATCCGATTGTCAAAGGCGATTATGTGATCGCTTATTTCCACACGTTGACTAGCTCGAACAACTACCCATCACTGCAGTGGCTGAAGGACGTTTACAGTATACTGCCGTACAA GTACAAGAAAAATCTGAAAGCCTTCTACATCGTACATCCTACATTTTGGACAAAGATGATGACCTGGTGGTTCACGACTTTCATGGCACCAGCAATCAAAACCAAAGTACATTCATTGCCCGGCGTTGAGCATTTGTATTCGGCTATAGCTAAGGACCAATTAGAGATTCCTGCCTACATAACCGAATACGATATGGCG ACGAATGGCATACACTACTTCCAACCTATTACAAACACATCCTCTCCAGCCTCCTAA
- the LOC125957046 gene encoding protein GDAP2 homolog isoform X2: MRLVSDFYNENIESSIGGTVKHPVQQRQRREHQLLPHQFVTLGSLKRWGELQEDNPRQRPTDYSQFAANLGTPNHSTSPFPCDGQINNRFVIWEGDISQLKVDAITNSTDETLTEKNRISKKIFGRAGVALTSAILHDVRRCKTGEVRVTPGFFLPSKYIIHTVGPTYSEKFKTASEATLYACYRNVLYKARELGLRTVALCDISSVQRNFPLVTAAHIALRTIRRFLEQYRTEIVIVCLESNAHSIYAVLAPLYFPRDQLEERSALWQLPKDIGGLYGEPQLADRQIRIIHNPQHSVMIEADDDSDTSPHDLEMGSDVEYSNINLSLAAQLTGTAHSFTQMQGDLDRQRLLGDRPRMIYESVLDDGLEGIEHQESTATENYCPEMIGHVLATHVGKRTRILDGSFTYVELMKHYNSSLDESEWQKENLYERLLRRAKTEDLSEVSGIGCLYQSGVDRLGRPVVVFCGKWFPAHNLDLEKALLYLIYLLDPIVKGDYVIAYFHTLTSSNNYPSLQWLKDVYSILPYKYKKNLKAFYIVHPTFWTKMMTWWFTTFMAPAIKTKVHSLPGVEHLYSAIAKDQLEIPAYITEYDMATNGIHYFQPITNTSSPAS, encoded by the exons ATGAGACTAGTGTCCGACTTCTACAATGAAAACATAGAATCGTCTATAGGAGGAACCGTGAAGCATCCAGTGCAA CAGAGGCAGCGGCGGGAGCACCAACTACTACCGCACCAATTCGTCACTCTTGGTAGCCTAAAACGTTGGGGCGAGCTTCAGGAGGACAATCCACGTCAGCGGCCTACCGATTACAGCCAATTTGCAGCGAACCTTGGTACTCCGAACCACTCTACCAGTCCATTCCCGTGCGATGGTCAGATCAACAACCGTTTCGTAATCTG ggaAGGAGATATTTCACAACTGAAGGTTGATGCTATCACAAATAGCACAGATGAGACATTGACTGAGAAAAATCGCATCTCAAAGAAAATTTTTGGTCGTGCGGGCGTAGCTCTTACTTCTGCAATCTTACACGACGTTCGAA GATGTAAAACAGGTGAAGTTCGAGTTACTCCAggctttttccttccttccaaatACATTATTCATACGGTTGGGCCGACTTATAgtgaaaaattcaaaaccgcATCGGAAGCAACCTTGTATGCGTGTTATCG GAACGTATTGTACAAAGCAAGGGAATTAGGATTAAGAACCGTCGCTTTATGTGATATTAGTTCGGTGCAGCGAAACTTCCCGCTGGTAACCGCTGCCCACATAGCACTAC GGACGATTCGCAGATTTTTGGAGCAATACCGTACCGAGATTGTGATAGTTTGCCTTGAATCTAATGCACATAGCATCTACGCAGTACTAGCACCTCTCTACTTTCCTCGCGATCAGCTTGAAGAACGTAGTGCCCTGTGGCAACTGCCAAAGGATATCGGTGGTTTGTATGGTGAGCCACAGTTAGCTGATCGCCAAATTAGAATCATTCATAATCCGCAACATTCCGTCATGATAGAAG CTGATGACGATTCCGATACCAGCCCGCATGATTTGGAAATGGGTTCAGACGTCGAATATAGCAACATTAATCTGAGCCTAGCGGCTCAACTTACCGGTACAGCCCATTCATTCACGCAGATGCAG GGTGATCTGGACCGCCAACGACTCCTCGGTGATCGACCTCGTATGATATATGAAAGTGTGCTGGATGATGGTCTTGAAGGGATAGAACACCAGGAAAG TACGGCCACAGAGAATTATTGTCCGGAGATGATTGGGCATGTCCTAGCCACGCACGTCGGCAAACGGACCCGCATTCTTGATGGGTCGTTCACGTATGTTGAACTGATGAAACACTACAACTCGTCGCTCGATGAAAGCGaatggcaaaaggaaaatct ATACGAGCGTTTGCTGAGACGCGCCAAAACAGAAGACCTTTCGGAAGTGTCTGGCATCGGGTGTCTGTACCAAAGCGGTGTCGATAGGCTCGGTAGACCCGTGGTGGTATTCTGTGGCAAATGGTTCCCAGCTCACAACCTTGATCTAGAAAAG GCTTTACTCTACCTGATATATCTGCTGGATCCGATTGTCAAAGGCGATTATGTGATCGCTTATTTCCACACGTTGACTAGCTCGAACAACTACCCATCACTGCAGTGGCTGAAGGACGTTTACAGTATACTGCCGTACAA GTACAAGAAAAATCTGAAAGCCTTCTACATCGTACATCCTACATTTTGGACAAAGATGATGACCTGGTGGTTCACGACTTTCATGGCACCAGCAATCAAAACCAAAGTACATTCATTGCCCGGCGTTGAGCATTTGTATTCGGCTATAGCTAAGGACCAATTAGAGATTCCTGCCTACATAACCGAATACGATATGGCG ACGAATGGCATACACTACTTCCAACCTATTACAAACACATCCTCTCCAGCCTCCTAA
- the LOC125957046 gene encoding protein GDAP2 homolog isoform X4: MRLVSDFYNENIESSIGGTVKHPVQQRQRREHQLLPHQFVTLGSLKRWGELQEDNPRQRPTDYSQFAANLGTPNHSTSPFPCDGQINNRFVIWEGDISQLKVDAITNSTDETLTEKNRISKKIFGRAGVALTSAILHDVRRCKTGEVRVTPGFFLPSKYIIHTVGPTYSEKFKTASEATLYACYRNVLYKARELGLRTVALCDISSVQRNFPLVTAAHIALRTIRRFLEQYRTEIVIVCLESNAHSIYAVLAPLYFPRDQLEERSALWQLPKDIGGLYGEPQLADRQIRIIHNPQHSVMIEADDDSDTSPHDLEMGSDVEYSNINLSLAAQLTGTAHSFTQMQGDLDRQRLLGDRPRMIYESVLDDGLEGIEHQERYERLLRRAKTEDLSEVSGIGCLYQSGVDRLGRPVVVFCGKWFPAHNLDLEKALLYLIYLLDPIVKGDYVIAYFHTLTSSNNYPSLQWLKDVYSILPYKYKKNLKAFYIVHPTFWTKMMTWWFTTFMAPAIKTKVHSLPGVEHLYSAIAKDQLEIPAYITEYDMATNGIHYFQPITNTSSPAS, translated from the exons ATGAGACTAGTGTCCGACTTCTACAATGAAAACATAGAATCGTCTATAGGAGGAACCGTGAAGCATCCAGTGCAA CAGAGGCAGCGGCGGGAGCACCAACTACTACCGCACCAATTCGTCACTCTTGGTAGCCTAAAACGTTGGGGCGAGCTTCAGGAGGACAATCCACGTCAGCGGCCTACCGATTACAGCCAATTTGCAGCGAACCTTGGTACTCCGAACCACTCTACCAGTCCATTCCCGTGCGATGGTCAGATCAACAACCGTTTCGTAATCTG ggaAGGAGATATTTCACAACTGAAGGTTGATGCTATCACAAATAGCACAGATGAGACATTGACTGAGAAAAATCGCATCTCAAAGAAAATTTTTGGTCGTGCGGGCGTAGCTCTTACTTCTGCAATCTTACACGACGTTCGAA GATGTAAAACAGGTGAAGTTCGAGTTACTCCAggctttttccttccttccaaatACATTATTCATACGGTTGGGCCGACTTATAgtgaaaaattcaaaaccgcATCGGAAGCAACCTTGTATGCGTGTTATCG GAACGTATTGTACAAAGCAAGGGAATTAGGATTAAGAACCGTCGCTTTATGTGATATTAGTTCGGTGCAGCGAAACTTCCCGCTGGTAACCGCTGCCCACATAGCACTAC GGACGATTCGCAGATTTTTGGAGCAATACCGTACCGAGATTGTGATAGTTTGCCTTGAATCTAATGCACATAGCATCTACGCAGTACTAGCACCTCTCTACTTTCCTCGCGATCAGCTTGAAGAACGTAGTGCCCTGTGGCAACTGCCAAAGGATATCGGTGGTTTGTATGGTGAGCCACAGTTAGCTGATCGCCAAATTAGAATCATTCATAATCCGCAACATTCCGTCATGATAGAAG CTGATGACGATTCCGATACCAGCCCGCATGATTTGGAAATGGGTTCAGACGTCGAATATAGCAACATTAATCTGAGCCTAGCGGCTCAACTTACCGGTACAGCCCATTCATTCACGCAGATGCAG GGTGATCTGGACCGCCAACGACTCCTCGGTGATCGACCTCGTATGATATATGAAAGTGTGCTGGATGATGGTCTTGAAGGGATAGAACACCAGGAAAG ATACGAGCGTTTGCTGAGACGCGCCAAAACAGAAGACCTTTCGGAAGTGTCTGGCATCGGGTGTCTGTACCAAAGCGGTGTCGATAGGCTCGGTAGACCCGTGGTGGTATTCTGTGGCAAATGGTTCCCAGCTCACAACCTTGATCTAGAAAAG GCTTTACTCTACCTGATATATCTGCTGGATCCGATTGTCAAAGGCGATTATGTGATCGCTTATTTCCACACGTTGACTAGCTCGAACAACTACCCATCACTGCAGTGGCTGAAGGACGTTTACAGTATACTGCCGTACAA GTACAAGAAAAATCTGAAAGCCTTCTACATCGTACATCCTACATTTTGGACAAAGATGATGACCTGGTGGTTCACGACTTTCATGGCACCAGCAATCAAAACCAAAGTACATTCATTGCCCGGCGTTGAGCATTTGTATTCGGCTATAGCTAAGGACCAATTAGAGATTCCTGCCTACATAACCGAATACGATATGGCG ACGAATGGCATACACTACTTCCAACCTATTACAAACACATCCTCTCCAGCCTCCTAA
- the LOC125957046 gene encoding protein GDAP2 homolog isoform X3, with protein MRLVSDFYNENIESSIGGTVKHPVQQRQRREHQLLPHQFVTLGSLKRWGELQEDNPRQRPTDYSQFAANLGTPNHSTSPFPCDGQINNRFVIWEGDISQLKVDAITNSTDETLTEKNRISKKIFGRAGVALTSAILHDVRRCKTGEVRVTPGFFLPSKYIIHTVGPTYSEKFKTASEATLYACYRNVLYKARELGLRTVALCDISSVQRNFPLVTAAHIALRTIRRFLEQYRTEIVIVCLESNAHSIYAVLAPLYFPRDQLEERSALWQLPKDIGGLYGEPQLADRQIRIIHNPQHSVMIEADDDSDTSPHDLEMGSDVEYSNINLSLAAQLTGTAHSFTQMQGDLDRQRLLGDRPRMIYESVLDDGLEGIEHQESSPLLVDCEYERLLRRAKTEDLSEVSGIGCLYQSGVDRLGRPVVVFCGKWFPAHNLDLEKALLYLIYLLDPIVKGDYVIAYFHTLTSSNNYPSLQWLKDVYSILPYKYKKNLKAFYIVHPTFWTKMMTWWFTTFMAPAIKTKVHSLPGVEHLYSAIAKDQLEIPAYITEYDMATNGIHYFQPITNTSSPAS; from the exons ATGAGACTAGTGTCCGACTTCTACAATGAAAACATAGAATCGTCTATAGGAGGAACCGTGAAGCATCCAGTGCAA CAGAGGCAGCGGCGGGAGCACCAACTACTACCGCACCAATTCGTCACTCTTGGTAGCCTAAAACGTTGGGGCGAGCTTCAGGAGGACAATCCACGTCAGCGGCCTACCGATTACAGCCAATTTGCAGCGAACCTTGGTACTCCGAACCACTCTACCAGTCCATTCCCGTGCGATGGTCAGATCAACAACCGTTTCGTAATCTG ggaAGGAGATATTTCACAACTGAAGGTTGATGCTATCACAAATAGCACAGATGAGACATTGACTGAGAAAAATCGCATCTCAAAGAAAATTTTTGGTCGTGCGGGCGTAGCTCTTACTTCTGCAATCTTACACGACGTTCGAA GATGTAAAACAGGTGAAGTTCGAGTTACTCCAggctttttccttccttccaaatACATTATTCATACGGTTGGGCCGACTTATAgtgaaaaattcaaaaccgcATCGGAAGCAACCTTGTATGCGTGTTATCG GAACGTATTGTACAAAGCAAGGGAATTAGGATTAAGAACCGTCGCTTTATGTGATATTAGTTCGGTGCAGCGAAACTTCCCGCTGGTAACCGCTGCCCACATAGCACTAC GGACGATTCGCAGATTTTTGGAGCAATACCGTACCGAGATTGTGATAGTTTGCCTTGAATCTAATGCACATAGCATCTACGCAGTACTAGCACCTCTCTACTTTCCTCGCGATCAGCTTGAAGAACGTAGTGCCCTGTGGCAACTGCCAAAGGATATCGGTGGTTTGTATGGTGAGCCACAGTTAGCTGATCGCCAAATTAGAATCATTCATAATCCGCAACATTCCGTCATGATAGAAG CTGATGACGATTCCGATACCAGCCCGCATGATTTGGAAATGGGTTCAGACGTCGAATATAGCAACATTAATCTGAGCCTAGCGGCTCAACTTACCGGTACAGCCCATTCATTCACGCAGATGCAG GGTGATCTGGACCGCCAACGACTCCTCGGTGATCGACCTCGTATGATATATGAAAGTGTGCTGGATGATGGTCTTGAAGGGATAGAACACCAGGAAAG TTCACCTTTACTGGTGGATTGCGA ATACGAGCGTTTGCTGAGACGCGCCAAAACAGAAGACCTTTCGGAAGTGTCTGGCATCGGGTGTCTGTACCAAAGCGGTGTCGATAGGCTCGGTAGACCCGTGGTGGTATTCTGTGGCAAATGGTTCCCAGCTCACAACCTTGATCTAGAAAAG GCTTTACTCTACCTGATATATCTGCTGGATCCGATTGTCAAAGGCGATTATGTGATCGCTTATTTCCACACGTTGACTAGCTCGAACAACTACCCATCACTGCAGTGGCTGAAGGACGTTTACAGTATACTGCCGTACAA GTACAAGAAAAATCTGAAAGCCTTCTACATCGTACATCCTACATTTTGGACAAAGATGATGACCTGGTGGTTCACGACTTTCATGGCACCAGCAATCAAAACCAAAGTACATTCATTGCCCGGCGTTGAGCATTTGTATTCGGCTATAGCTAAGGACCAATTAGAGATTCCTGCCTACATAACCGAATACGATATGGCG ACGAATGGCATACACTACTTCCAACCTATTACAAACACATCCTCTCCAGCCTCCTAA
- the LOC125957046 gene encoding protein GDAP2 homolog isoform X5 produces MRLVSDFYNENIESSIGGTVKHPVQQRQRREHQLLPHQFVTLGSLKRWGELQEDNPRQRPTDYSQFAANLGTPNHSTSPFPCDGQINNRFVIWEGDISQLKVDAITNSTDETLTEKNRISKKIFGRAGVALTSAILHDVRRCKTGEVRVTPGFFLPSKYIIHTVGPTYSEKFKTASEATLYACYRNVLYKARELGLRTVALCDISSVQRNFPLVTAAHIALRTIRRFLEQYRTEIVIVCLESNAHSIYAVLAPLYFPRDQLEERSALWQLPKDIGGLYGEPQLADRQIRIIHNPQHSVMIEADDDSDTSPHDLEMGSDVEYSNINLSLAAQLTGTAHSFTQMQGDLDRQRLLGDRPRMIYESVLDDGLEGIEHQESSPLLVDCDTATENYCPEMIGHVLATHVGKRTRILDGSFTYVELMKHYNSSLDESEWQKENLYERLLRRAKTEDLSEVSGIGCLYQSGVDRLGRPVVVFCGKWFPAHNLDLEKALLYLIYLLDPIVKGDYVIAYFHTLTSSNNYPSLQWLKDVYSILPYKYKKNLKAFYIVHPTFWTKMMTWWFTTFMAPAIKTKVHSLPGVEHLYSAIAKDQLEIPAYITEYDMATNGIHYFQPITNTSSPAS; encoded by the exons ATGAGACTAGTGTCCGACTTCTACAATGAAAACATAGAATCGTCTATAGGAGGAACCGTGAAGCATCCAGTGCAA CAGAGGCAGCGGCGGGAGCACCAACTACTACCGCACCAATTCGTCACTCTTGGTAGCCTAAAACGTTGGGGCGAGCTTCAGGAGGACAATCCACGTCAGCGGCCTACCGATTACAGCCAATTTGCAGCGAACCTTGGTACTCCGAACCACTCTACCAGTCCATTCCCGTGCGATGGTCAGATCAACAACCGTTTCGTAATCTG ggaAGGAGATATTTCACAACTGAAGGTTGATGCTATCACAAATAGCACAGATGAGACATTGACTGAGAAAAATCGCATCTCAAAGAAAATTTTTGGTCGTGCGGGCGTAGCTCTTACTTCTGCAATCTTACACGACGTTCGAA GATGTAAAACAGGTGAAGTTCGAGTTACTCCAggctttttccttccttccaaatACATTATTCATACGGTTGGGCCGACTTATAgtgaaaaattcaaaaccgcATCGGAAGCAACCTTGTATGCGTGTTATCG GAACGTATTGTACAAAGCAAGGGAATTAGGATTAAGAACCGTCGCTTTATGTGATATTAGTTCGGTGCAGCGAAACTTCCCGCTGGTAACCGCTGCCCACATAGCACTAC GGACGATTCGCAGATTTTTGGAGCAATACCGTACCGAGATTGTGATAGTTTGCCTTGAATCTAATGCACATAGCATCTACGCAGTACTAGCACCTCTCTACTTTCCTCGCGATCAGCTTGAAGAACGTAGTGCCCTGTGGCAACTGCCAAAGGATATCGGTGGTTTGTATGGTGAGCCACAGTTAGCTGATCGCCAAATTAGAATCATTCATAATCCGCAACATTCCGTCATGATAGAAG CTGATGACGATTCCGATACCAGCCCGCATGATTTGGAAATGGGTTCAGACGTCGAATATAGCAACATTAATCTGAGCCTAGCGGCTCAACTTACCGGTACAGCCCATTCATTCACGCAGATGCAG GGTGATCTGGACCGCCAACGACTCCTCGGTGATCGACCTCGTATGATATATGAAAGTGTGCTGGATGATGGTCTTGAAGGGATAGAACACCAGGAAAG TTCACCTTTACTGGTGGATTGCGA TACGGCCACAGAGAATTATTGTCCGGAGATGATTGGGCATGTCCTAGCCACGCACGTCGGCAAACGGACCCGCATTCTTGATGGGTCGTTCACGTATGTTGAACTGATGAAACACTACAACTCGTCGCTCGATGAAAGCGaatggcaaaaggaaaatct ATACGAGCGTTTGCTGAGACGCGCCAAAACAGAAGACCTTTCGGAAGTGTCTGGCATCGGGTGTCTGTACCAAAGCGGTGTCGATAGGCTCGGTAGACCCGTGGTGGTATTCTGTGGCAAATGGTTCCCAGCTCACAACCTTGATCTAGAAAAG GCTTTACTCTACCTGATATATCTGCTGGATCCGATTGTCAAAGGCGATTATGTGATCGCTTATTTCCACACGTTGACTAGCTCGAACAACTACCCATCACTGCAGTGGCTGAAGGACGTTTACAGTATACTGCCGTACAA GTACAAGAAAAATCTGAAAGCCTTCTACATCGTACATCCTACATTTTGGACAAAGATGATGACCTGGTGGTTCACGACTTTCATGGCACCAGCAATCAAAACCAAAGTACATTCATTGCCCGGCGTTGAGCATTTGTATTCGGCTATAGCTAAGGACCAATTAGAGATTCCTGCCTACATAACCGAATACGATATGGCG ACGAATGGCATACACTACTTCCAACCTATTACAAACACATCCTCTCCAGCCTCCTAA
- the LOC125957046 gene encoding protein GDAP2 homolog isoform X6, which produces MINNSFEFSSDDDSDTSPHDLEMGSDVEYSNINLSLAAQLTGTAHSFTQMQGDLDRQRLLGDRPRMIYESVLDDGLEGIEHQERYERLLRRAKTEDLSEVSGIGCLYQSGVDRLGRPVVVFCGKWFPAHNLDLEKALLYLIYLLDPIVKGDYVIAYFHTLTSSNNYPSLQWLKDVYSILPYKYKKNLKAFYIVHPTFWTKMMTWWFTTFMAPAIKTKVHSLPGVEHLYSAIAKDQLEIPAYITEYDMATNGIHYFQPITNTSSPAS; this is translated from the exons ATGATAAACAATTCGTTCGAGTTTTCTT CTGATGACGATTCCGATACCAGCCCGCATGATTTGGAAATGGGTTCAGACGTCGAATATAGCAACATTAATCTGAGCCTAGCGGCTCAACTTACCGGTACAGCCCATTCATTCACGCAGATGCAG GGTGATCTGGACCGCCAACGACTCCTCGGTGATCGACCTCGTATGATATATGAAAGTGTGCTGGATGATGGTCTTGAAGGGATAGAACACCAGGAAAG ATACGAGCGTTTGCTGAGACGCGCCAAAACAGAAGACCTTTCGGAAGTGTCTGGCATCGGGTGTCTGTACCAAAGCGGTGTCGATAGGCTCGGTAGACCCGTGGTGGTATTCTGTGGCAAATGGTTCCCAGCTCACAACCTTGATCTAGAAAAG GCTTTACTCTACCTGATATATCTGCTGGATCCGATTGTCAAAGGCGATTATGTGATCGCTTATTTCCACACGTTGACTAGCTCGAACAACTACCCATCACTGCAGTGGCTGAAGGACGTTTACAGTATACTGCCGTACAA GTACAAGAAAAATCTGAAAGCCTTCTACATCGTACATCCTACATTTTGGACAAAGATGATGACCTGGTGGTTCACGACTTTCATGGCACCAGCAATCAAAACCAAAGTACATTCATTGCCCGGCGTTGAGCATTTGTATTCGGCTATAGCTAAGGACCAATTAGAGATTCCTGCCTACATAACCGAATACGATATGGCG ACGAATGGCATACACTACTTCCAACCTATTACAAACACATCCTCTCCAGCCTCCTAA
- the LOC125957046 gene encoding protein GDAP2 homolog isoform X7 — MAQMVTMESIDLSDATISIPPEMQVDQIHIETSEERYERLLRRAKTEDLSEVSGIGCLYQSGVDRLGRPVVVFCGKWFPAHNLDLEKALLYLIYLLDPIVKGDYVIAYFHTLTSSNNYPSLQWLKDVYSILPYKYKKNLKAFYIVHPTFWTKMMTWWFTTFMAPAIKTKVHSLPGVEHLYSAIAKDQLEIPAYITEYDMATNGIHYFQPITNTSSPAS; from the exons ATGGCACAAATGGTGACAATGGAGTCGATCGATCTGAGCGACGCCACCATCAGTATACCACCCGAAATGCAGGTGGACCAGATACACATCGAAACATCGGAGGAAAG ATACGAGCGTTTGCTGAGACGCGCCAAAACAGAAGACCTTTCGGAAGTGTCTGGCATCGGGTGTCTGTACCAAAGCGGTGTCGATAGGCTCGGTAGACCCGTGGTGGTATTCTGTGGCAAATGGTTCCCAGCTCACAACCTTGATCTAGAAAAG GCTTTACTCTACCTGATATATCTGCTGGATCCGATTGTCAAAGGCGATTATGTGATCGCTTATTTCCACACGTTGACTAGCTCGAACAACTACCCATCACTGCAGTGGCTGAAGGACGTTTACAGTATACTGCCGTACAA GTACAAGAAAAATCTGAAAGCCTTCTACATCGTACATCCTACATTTTGGACAAAGATGATGACCTGGTGGTTCACGACTTTCATGGCACCAGCAATCAAAACCAAAGTACATTCATTGCCCGGCGTTGAGCATTTGTATTCGGCTATAGCTAAGGACCAATTAGAGATTCCTGCCTACATAACCGAATACGATATGGCG ACGAATGGCATACACTACTTCCAACCTATTACAAACACATCCTCTCCAGCCTCCTAA